From a region of the Apibacter sp. B3706 genome:
- a CDS encoding tape measure protein has protein sequence MNNNEGALNFSAEIDLSLIKKAIKQGEDLIKNFSNNAVDDFSKLDTAVVNSGKRLEYLIQKNASKYGVNLNKLILPAPGNSVSNEMVKQRVIMEEAKRNIKELYKEIESFKYQQKTFGEGSKKWNELKNRIIDAKSAVTAYSTELETAKQKIKDLSSNKPVKATIQGIDKTKKDVENLSSTVKDETSKMNGYFKSLSTGVAAYFSLTALKGFTNQLIKVRGEFQQNQIAFEVMLQSKAKADQLMGELVSFASESPFGLQSSAKAAKQLLAYGSAAHEVRNELKMLGDVASGVSQPIGDLAYLYGTLRTQGRAYAVDIRQFAGRGIPIYEELAKVLKVNTNQINEMVEAGKVGFPEVQKALKNMTSEGGKFHNLMIKQTESLVGLREKLSDAVDVALNDIGTKTQSILSGGISAAAFLVENYEALVKVLTTLISTYGAYRAALMLDNTLQKAKDTTTMIANVVNLSRVTQGLTVVSKSRAVALAAETVAQKALNAALITHPFVLITTTIVGLTATMWALHDSTNAQEEAQKKLNARLEEGQKRRENTSRWVDTINSQTNSIYAQVEAFNKLKALYPDYLRNLDLHAFKAKSAAEQQKILNKAMDDADVKINTKGIEEVENKIKELRERYERTVKDDKNVFEIIHVTKLLAAQEEELKLLKEQKKLNEQNAKEAAYQELSEKEKIKYLEEQKKILTDQALAILDNQNVLNKENLSHEKKISLVKQGTEGLLKQKKLIIETKDEVDKLGNSFSVIPSYLSPINYALKNKLEEISGVDVKLLALKSPAATKNKEYWKKREEEYTKLLEALPSSGRTTNQEKDFKEYTQLIKEARKELDKYNISVEKSSKRKTKTKKEEYPYGSLKYWEEVSRKIDDIISKTAYEEKNKEFIKKLSDKKIEADQKVEEIRFNLAIRGFDEELTYKSQQYSNYYKWIENLGKDSADKQFSDLLKNGNTFLEYLEKQKANIVNKGDQLTLVEGNQLSVLMDRINEIKGIKSSFEQLKDSIARAKDESRSLFEYVEKIAEFKQKLNEGAINIFGEQKNEAFNFLNQESEKTQQDILNKLLANFKTFETQRKEIVEEAEKNILLAREKGYLELIPLIEKTKDKLIGELDASEIQGSDVWQNLFDGMGDVSLEVFKKSTKKMKEMIANISDEGIKKNLTNQLDDYEASISSPLTNLRKAIKKYKDAEGDMNKSKALDKLKKAYQEFEENAIMSLKAVSNGLKDLGYNTEDLDKVVKGIEGGMQAISGILNKNPAQIIGGAMGLISTLSDAFDRKSRKLQRRTKQLKSELAEIQRLFSNMEREVGRAVGEDYYSTQRDKIQNLQSQQQKLNELIANEQKKKSKKRDNGAIEDWKNQINEINNQITDIQNNIAETLTQTNFKDVANQLADVFTTAFSEGKDAAKDFEKTFKQVIANSVKNALKLRILEPVTDKFVKDMSDYMGNNNNSLSGFDFDKWKNRLSEAGNSFTNALTEFENFFKNINSADMDPLSGAIKGVSEDTANLIAGQLNAIRMNQLNSFNLLRDQLTLMSKIEMNTFKLNSMEKMMSDMVQYIKSNSGLDSARAKGLFY, from the coding sequence ATGAACAATAACGAAGGAGCTTTAAATTTTTCGGCTGAAATTGATCTAAGCCTTATAAAAAAAGCGATAAAACAGGGAGAAGATTTAATTAAAAATTTTTCCAATAATGCCGTGGATGATTTTTCTAAATTAGATACTGCAGTTGTAAATTCCGGTAAAAGGTTAGAATATTTAATACAAAAAAATGCTTCCAAATACGGGGTAAATTTAAATAAATTAATCCTTCCTGCCCCCGGAAACAGTGTGAGTAACGAAATGGTTAAGCAGCGGGTTATTATGGAAGAAGCCAAAAGAAATATTAAAGAGTTGTATAAGGAGATCGAGAGCTTTAAATATCAACAAAAAACTTTTGGCGAAGGGTCCAAAAAATGGAACGAACTAAAAAACAGAATTATCGATGCTAAGTCTGCTGTAACCGCATATTCAACAGAATTAGAGACGGCGAAGCAAAAAATAAAAGATTTATCTTCCAATAAACCTGTTAAAGCAACCATTCAGGGTATCGATAAAACTAAAAAAGATGTTGAAAATTTATCTAGTACCGTTAAAGATGAAACCTCTAAAATGAACGGGTATTTTAAATCTCTATCCACAGGGGTTGCCGCTTATTTTTCGCTAACAGCCTTAAAAGGCTTTACCAACCAATTAATAAAAGTTAGGGGAGAGTTTCAACAAAACCAAATAGCATTTGAAGTTATGCTTCAAAGCAAGGCAAAGGCCGACCAATTAATGGGCGAATTGGTAAGTTTTGCTTCCGAATCTCCTTTTGGGTTGCAATCTTCCGCAAAAGCCGCAAAACAGCTGTTAGCTTATGGGAGTGCCGCACATGAAGTGCGCAATGAACTCAAAATGTTAGGGGATGTTGCATCAGGGGTGTCTCAACCAATCGGAGACCTGGCGTATTTATACGGTACGTTGAGGACACAAGGAAGAGCGTATGCGGTAGACATCAGGCAATTTGCGGGGAGGGGTATCCCTATTTACGAGGAATTAGCTAAGGTCCTAAAAGTTAATACCAACCAAATAAACGAAATGGTTGAAGCCGGAAAAGTAGGATTTCCTGAGGTTCAAAAAGCGCTTAAAAATATGACTTCAGAGGGCGGAAAATTCCATAACTTGATGATCAAACAAACGGAATCATTGGTTGGACTACGGGAAAAACTATCTGATGCGGTAGATGTTGCATTAAATGATATAGGCACAAAAACACAAAGTATACTTTCAGGAGGAATTTCGGCCGCTGCTTTTTTAGTTGAAAACTATGAAGCATTAGTTAAAGTTTTAACTACACTTATCAGTACTTACGGGGCTTATCGCGCCGCATTAATGCTCGATAATACACTTCAAAAAGCCAAAGATACTACAACTATGATTGCAAACGTAGTTAATCTGTCCAGGGTCACTCAAGGATTGACTGTAGTTTCAAAGTCCCGAGCGGTAGCCTTAGCGGCTGAAACCGTGGCCCAAAAAGCTTTAAATGCCGCGTTGATTACTCATCCTTTTGTGTTAATTACCACCACTATTGTCGGATTAACCGCTACTATGTGGGCCTTGCATGACAGCACTAACGCTCAAGAAGAAGCGCAAAAAAAATTAAATGCTCGATTGGAAGAAGGACAAAAAAGAAGAGAAAATACCTCAAGATGGGTAGATACGATCAATTCACAAACAAACTCCATTTATGCTCAAGTAGAAGCTTTCAATAAATTAAAAGCCTTATACCCCGACTATTTACGAAACTTAGATCTTCATGCTTTTAAAGCCAAAAGTGCGGCAGAGCAACAAAAGATTTTAAATAAAGCCATGGATGATGCCGATGTTAAGATAAACACGAAAGGCATTGAAGAAGTGGAAAACAAAATTAAAGAATTAAGAGAACGTTATGAAAGAACGGTAAAAGACGACAAAAATGTATTTGAAATTATTCATGTAACCAAATTACTTGCGGCTCAAGAAGAAGAATTAAAATTACTTAAAGAGCAAAAAAAACTTAACGAGCAAAACGCCAAAGAGGCTGCGTATCAAGAATTATCGGAAAAAGAGAAAATTAAATACCTTGAAGAGCAAAAGAAAATTTTAACAGACCAGGCATTGGCTATTTTGGATAATCAAAATGTATTGAATAAAGAGAATTTATCGCATGAAAAAAAGATATCATTAGTAAAACAAGGGACTGAGGGCCTGTTGAAACAAAAAAAATTAATTATTGAAACTAAAGACGAGGTAGATAAACTAGGAAATTCATTTTCGGTTATTCCTTCTTATTTATCACCCATCAATTATGCTTTAAAAAATAAATTAGAAGAGATAAGCGGTGTCGACGTAAAATTATTAGCTCTTAAATCACCGGCAGCAACTAAAAATAAGGAATATTGGAAAAAAAGAGAAGAAGAGTACACCAAATTACTGGAAGCGTTGCCATCTTCGGGCAGGACCACCAATCAAGAAAAAGACTTTAAAGAATACACCCAACTGATCAAAGAAGCACGAAAAGAGTTAGATAAATACAATATTTCCGTTGAAAAATCATCCAAAAGAAAGACTAAAACTAAAAAAGAAGAATATCCTTACGGATCTTTAAAATATTGGGAAGAGGTATCCAGGAAAATTGATGACATTATATCAAAAACAGCGTATGAAGAAAAAAACAAGGAGTTTATTAAAAAGCTTTCCGACAAAAAGATAGAAGCAGATCAAAAAGTGGAAGAGATCCGTTTCAATCTGGCAATACGGGGCTTTGATGAAGAATTGACCTATAAGAGTCAACAATATTCTAATTACTATAAATGGATCGAGAATTTGGGTAAAGATTCTGCCGATAAGCAATTTTCCGATTTACTAAAAAACGGGAATACATTTTTAGAATATTTAGAAAAACAAAAAGCCAATATCGTAAATAAGGGAGACCAATTAACTTTAGTTGAAGGCAATCAACTATCCGTCCTTATGGACAGAATTAATGAAATTAAAGGTATAAAATCATCCTTTGAGCAACTAAAGGACAGTATAGCCCGAGCAAAAGATGAAAGCCGGTCCTTGTTTGAATATGTGGAAAAAATTGCAGAATTCAAACAAAAATTGAATGAAGGAGCGATTAATATTTTTGGTGAGCAAAAAAATGAAGCGTTTAATTTCCTCAATCAAGAATCCGAAAAAACACAGCAGGATATTTTAAATAAATTATTGGCAAATTTCAAAACTTTTGAAACTCAACGAAAAGAAATAGTTGAAGAAGCCGAGAAAAATATATTGCTTGCAAGAGAAAAAGGATATTTAGAATTGATTCCTCTCATAGAAAAGACTAAAGACAAACTTATCGGAGAATTAGACGCCTCGGAAATACAAGGTTCTGATGTTTGGCAAAATCTATTTGACGGGATGGGCGATGTGTCTTTAGAGGTGTTTAAGAAAAGCACGAAGAAGATGAAAGAAATGATCGCCAATATTAGTGATGAAGGAATTAAAAAGAATCTAACCAACCAATTAGACGATTACGAAGCCTCTATTTCTTCTCCTTTAACCAATCTTAGAAAGGCTATTAAAAAATACAAGGATGCCGAAGGTGATATGAATAAATCCAAGGCGCTTGATAAATTAAAAAAAGCGTATCAAGAGTTTGAAGAGAATGCAATAATGTCTTTAAAGGCAGTTTCCAACGGATTAAAGGATTTAGGCTATAATACCGAAGATTTAGATAAAGTCGTTAAAGGAATAGAAGGAGGAATGCAGGCTATTTCGGGTATATTAAATAAAAATCCGGCGCAAATAATAGGTGGAGCTATGGGACTGATCAGTACGCTTTCTGATGCCTTTGATCGCAAATCAAGAAAATTGCAAAGAAGAACGAAACAATTAAAATCTGAATTAGCCGAAATACAGCGGTTGTTCTCAAACATGGAACGAGAAGTAGGCAGGGCGGTAGGAGAGGATTATTACTCAACGCAACGGGATAAAATCCAAAATTTACAATCTCAACAACAAAAACTCAATGAGTTAATTGCTAATGAGCAAAAGAAAAAAAGCAAGAAACGTGATAACGGAGCGATTGAAGATTGGAAAAATCAAATAAATGAAATTAATAATCAAATCACCGACATTCAAAACAATATAGCAGAAACCCTCACCCAAACAAATTTTAAAGACGTGGCAAACCAATTGGCAGATGTTTTTACGACTGCTTTTTCAGAGGGTAAGGATGCGGCCAAAGATTTTGAAAAGACGTTTAAGCAGGTCATTGCTAATTCCGTTAAAAACGCGCTTAAATTGCGCATATTAGAACCGGTAACCGACAAATTTGTCAAGGATATGTCTGACTATATGGGTAATAATAACAATTCCTTATCAGGGTTTGATTTTGATAAATGGAAAAACCGGTTGAGCGAGGCGGGAAATAGTTTTACTAATGCACTTACGGAGTTTGAAAATTTTTTTAAAAACATTAACTCTGCAGATATGGATCCTCTCTCAGGAGCTATTAAAGGAGTGAGTGAAGATACGGCAAATTTAATTGCCGGACAGTTGAATGCCATTCGCATGAATCAATTAAATTCTTTTAATTTATTGAGAGATCAACTTACTTTGATGAGTAAAATTGAAATGAACACCTTTAAATTAAATTCCATGGAAAAAATGATGAGTGACATGGTACAATATATTAAATCTAATTCGGGACTGGACAGCGCCCGAGCAAAAGGATTATTCTATTAA
- a CDS encoding DUF4468 domain-containing protein, which produces MKKIFLVLFILIYTFSFGQSAKEMLKEIQGKWSLDDNNNVTVVRIIEVPNMSKDEIFQRALNYFTYNYVSGKSVIQTQDKESGVIVGKGLYENVHKGINVFKMKVSAWHILRVDVKEGKARAIVTLLQYEKEMIVSGNSLPNYSTSFIAQEYPINPKGANKTIMGKAFYKTFKKANATLENLEKTIKEGSTSKDIENSDW; this is translated from the coding sequence ATGAAAAAGATCTTTTTAGTTTTATTTATTTTAATTTATACATTTTCTTTTGGACAGAGCGCAAAAGAGATGCTTAAAGAAATACAAGGTAAATGGAGTTTAGACGATAATAATAATGTTACCGTTGTTAGAATTATTGAAGTGCCAAATATGAGTAAAGATGAAATCTTCCAAAGGGCATTGAATTATTTTACATATAATTATGTAAGTGGAAAATCAGTAATTCAGACCCAAGATAAAGAATCTGGAGTAATTGTTGGCAAAGGGCTATATGAGAATGTACATAAGGGGATCAATGTGTTCAAGATGAAAGTTAGTGCATGGCATATATTGAGGGTTGATGTTAAAGAAGGTAAAGCAAGAGCGATTGTAACACTTTTACAATATGAAAAAGAGATGATAGTTAGTGGAAATTCGTTGCCAAATTATTCAACGTCCTTTATTGCCCAAGAATATCCAATCAATCCTAAAGGTGCAAATAAAACAATTATGGGTAAAGCTTTTTATAAAACTTTCAAAAAAGCCAATGCTACATTAGAAAACTTAGAAAAAACTATTAAAGAAGGTTCTACATCAAAAGATATAGAAAATTCCGATTGGTAA
- a CDS encoding phosphoribosyltransferase, producing the protein MHFDFFTYLVYSPRGVTKNAEKSKRLLGLCKNGSPKFSIDLAESIINNKNTEFFKDSILVPTPRSAPLVLDGVFPSRVIAENLVKKNLSSDVITCLKRIKVIPKSSSQYTAELRNSVQTHLDSLAVTPMLITKPNIILIDDVLTLGRTSMACAIKLKEQYPEHIIKIFCVFRTRSLNNNKDLLVDPQKGTMILSTYNKVILPD; encoded by the coding sequence ATGCATTTTGATTTTTTTACATACTTAGTATATTCTCCTAGAGGGGTAACTAAAAATGCAGAAAAATCTAAAAGATTATTAGGCTTATGTAAAAATGGGTCACCCAAATTTAGTATTGATTTAGCTGAGTCGATAATTAATAATAAAAATACTGAATTTTTCAAAGATTCAATTTTAGTACCTACTCCTAGAAGCGCTCCATTAGTCTTGGATGGAGTTTTCCCATCAAGAGTGATAGCTGAAAATTTAGTAAAAAAAAATCTTTCTTCTGATGTTATAACTTGCCTAAAAAGAATAAAAGTTATTCCAAAATCAAGTAGTCAATATACAGCAGAATTAAGAAATAGCGTACAGACGCATTTAGATAGCTTAGCTGTTACCCCTATGCTTATAACTAAACCAAACATAATATTAATAGATGATGTTTTAACTTTAGGCCGTACATCTATGGCATGTGCTATAAAATTAAAAGAACAATATCCAGAACATATAATAAAAATATTTTGTGTTTTTAGAACCCGAAGTTTGAATAACAACAAAGACCTTTTAGTCGATCCACAAAAAGGAACCATGATATTATCCACATATAACAAAGTTATTCTTCCAGATTAA
- a CDS encoding DNA-processing protein DprA, producing MNTYKEYFSKLTDIEKKNSPKELYFKGNFSLLSKGRRVSVVGSRNISDLGIRRTKKIVKFLVDSNITVVSGLAQGVDAFAHSSAMDNNGNTIAVIGTPLDKYYPKENKHIQDRIAAEQLLLSQFPEGYPISPKNFPIRNRTMALISDATIIIEASEKSGTKHQGWEALRLGRNLFIMENIIKDGKVTWAKEMLDYGAEILTNKNYENLIDEIPYLTSKEEYAF from the coding sequence ATGAATACTTATAAAGAATATTTCAGCAAATTAACAGATATTGAAAAAAAAAATAGCCCTAAAGAATTGTATTTTAAAGGCAATTTTTCTTTACTTAGTAAAGGGCGACGTGTATCGGTTGTTGGATCTCGAAATATTTCAGATTTAGGAATAAGAAGAACAAAAAAAATTGTAAAATTTTTAGTTGATTCTAATATTACTGTTGTTAGTGGTTTAGCACAGGGGGTAGATGCATTTGCTCACTCTTCTGCTATGGATAATAATGGCAATACAATTGCGGTAATTGGTACACCTCTTGACAAATATTACCCGAAAGAAAACAAACATATACAAGATAGAATAGCTGCAGAACAATTATTATTATCACAATTCCCTGAAGGTTATCCAATTAGCCCTAAAAATTTTCCTATAAGGAATAGGACTATGGCTCTTATAAGTGATGCAACCATAATAATTGAAGCATCTGAAAAAAGCGGAACAAAACATCAAGGTTGGGAGGCATTAAGACTTGGTAGAAATCTTTTTATAATGGAGAATATTATTAAAGATGGTAAAGTAACTTGGGCCAAAGAAATGCTTGACTATGGTGCAGAAATTCTAACCAATAAAAATTATGAAAATTTAATTGATGAAATACCATATTTAACCTCAAAAGAAGAATATGCATTTTGA
- a CDS encoding helix-turn-helix domain-containing protein — MGLNIEKVLHQKGLNKAKLAELLGRKDNRSYVTNLLKSPSYASLEKIADVLGVDVKDLFDDTKEEGLTALIEFKGEFFKANTVNELEKILAIIKEKDY; from the coding sequence ATGGGCTTAAATATTGAAAAAGTATTACATCAAAAGGGTTTAAATAAAGCTAAACTTGCTGAATTACTTGGAAGAAAAGATAATAGAAGCTATGTAACCAATCTTTTAAAATCACCGTCTTATGCATCATTAGAAAAAATAGCGGATGTTTTAGGAGTTGATGTTAAAGACTTATTTGATGACACCAAAGAAGAGGGCTTAACCGCACTAATAGAATTTAAAGGAGAATTTTTTAAAGCTAATACAGTTAACGAGTTGGAAAAAATTTTAGCTATAATAAAAGAAAAGGATTATTAA
- a CDS encoding SH3 beta-barrel fold-containing protein yields MKTILSKIMKTAWQFFKTTGITFSECLKKAWRNYKLIKEMKEGIVRFYFQKVNGEIREAWGTLNEKYLPQTTGTDNRKKNDFLQVYFDTEKQEFRSFKKLNLI; encoded by the coding sequence ATGAAAACAATATTGAGTAAAATTATGAAAACGGCTTGGCAATTTTTCAAAACTACAGGTATAACATTTTCTGAATGCTTAAAAAAAGCATGGAGAAATTATAAGTTAATTAAAGAAATGAAAGAGGGGATAGTTAGATTTTATTTTCAAAAAGTAAATGGAGAAATAAGGGAAGCATGGGGAACACTTAATGAAAAATATCTGCCTCAAACAACAGGAACAGACAACAGGAAGAAAAACGATTTTCTACAAGTGTACTTTGATACAGAAAAGCAGGAGTTTAGAAGTTTTAAAAAATTAAATCTAATATGA